A window of Clostridium novyi genomic DNA:
AATAATATTTATAAAAAAGAAAGGGCGAGAATAAATGGATTTTAAATTAAGTGAAGACCAACAATTAATGAAGAAAATGTTTAAAGAATTTACGGATCAATTTATAGCTCCAATAGCTGCTGAATTAGATGAAGAAGAACGTTTCCCAGAAGAAATCATACCTATTATGGGTGAAACTGGATTATTTGGTATACCTATTTCCGATCAATACGGCGGAGCAGGAGCTGGAAACTTATCATATGTATTAGCTGTTGAAGAAATATCTAAAGCATGTGCAAGCACAGGGGTTACTGTTTCAGCTCATACATCATTATGTTGTTGGCCAATAGAAACTTTTGGAACTGAAGAACAAAAATCAAAATATTTGCCTGACTTGGCTACAGGAGTTAAATTGGGGGCATTTGGATTAACTGAACCTAATGCTGGTACTGATGCAGCTGGACAAATGACTGTAGCAGTAGACAAGGGAGAGTATTATTTATTAAACGGAAATAAAATATTTATAACTAATGGTGAAGTTGCTGATGTTTATGTAGTATTTGCAATGACGGATAAAGCTTTAGGAAACAGAGGAATATCAGCATTCATAGTTGAAAAAGGAATGGAAGGATTTTCATTTGGAAGCCATGAAAAGAAAATGGGTATACATGGAAGCTCAACTTGCGAATTAATTTTCAAAGATGTGAAAGTTCCAAAGGAAAACTTATTAGGTGAAATAAATAAAGGATTCAAAATTGCAATGATGACTTTAGATGGTGGAAGAATCGGTGTTGCAGCTCAAGCTTTGGGTATTGCTGAAGGGGCATTAGACGCAACAGTTGAATATGTAAAGACAAGAGAACAATTTAATCGTCCATTATCAGCTTTCCAAAACACAAGATTTACTTTAGCTGAAATGAAAACACGTATTGAAGCAGCACGTTATTTAGTATACTCAGCAGCTCAGGCAAAAGATAATGGAGAAGCATATGCTGAAAAAGCGGCTATGGCTAAATTATTTGCATCAGAAACAGCAAGAGACGTAACTTGCAAAGCAGTTCAATTATTCGGTGGATATGGATATACAAGAGATTATCCAGTCGAAAGAATGATGCGTGATGCAAAGATTACAGAAATTTATGAAGGTACTTCAGAAGTACAAAAAATGGTTATCTCAGGTGATTTATTAAAATAAATTAAAAGATAAATTAATGAGAAATTCCTTTTCTTTATTTGAATATTATTTAATACTTTGGTATTACAAAAATAAGAAAGGGAGTTTCTTTTTGATAAATTATTACTGATGAGAAAAAAGACAATAATTTTTTAATATTTAATAATTGTTGGAGTTAGTTTGATAGTATGGAGAACATTTTAGCAATAGATTTAATAGATATAAAAATACAAATATTTATGACTGTAAAACCTAGAGAAGTACAAAGGTTAATAAATATGTTAAGCATTATTGATTTAATGATTTTGTTATACTTTTACCCATAACAGAGCTTATAGTAGGCAGTTTTAAAGAAATATAAAAACCATAAAATGGTTAAAATTTTTGAAATAAAATCTCTATAGGAAAGAAAGGGAAAAGGAAAATGTTTAAAAATAAGGGAAATAAAGATAAATTTATAACGTTGATTTTAATGATGGTATCTTTAAACACTATTTATCTATTGCCATACTTAATGTATACATACTATACACCATTACAAGAAGCTATGGGTTTAGTTGGTAAAGATGCTGCTTATGGAAAGTTGTTAAATATTTATGGTATAGTAAATATTATACTATATATTCCAGGTGGATGGATTTCAGATATGTTTGATGCTAAGAAATTATTAGTTATTTCAATGATTTCAACAGGTGTTTTAGGTTTAGTTGAAGCTACTTGGCCAAGTTATAGTATATTAATGGTAATCTATATTTTATGGTCATTTACTACTGTATTGACTTACTGGTCATCATCAATAAAATGTATAAACTTAATTGCAGGTGCTGACGAACAAGGTGCGATGTTTGGAAGTCTTGAAGCGGGAAGAGGAGTGGTAGGTTTAATTCTTACAACGGTGTTTGTTGGAATTTATTCAATGACTGCATCAATAACAGGGGTTGTAATCGTAATATCTATAGTAATGATTATATGTGGTATTGCACAGTTAATTTTAATGCCAAGCACATCTTCGGATGAAGCAGTAAATAAAGATGTAAAGTCCAGTATAAGAGCTATGAAAGGAGCATTCAAGCTTCCTATAACTTATTTATTATCAGCGATGATTTTTGGAGCTTGCATAACAAGGGCAACTTTCTCATATTATACACCATTTTTAGAGCAGGTTTTAGGAGTAAGCGTAAAAGTAACAACTATATTTGCAAATTACAATAATGTATTGACAAATATAGTTGGTGCATCTGCAGCAGCTTTCTTTGCTACAAAGGTAGGAAGATCAACAAAACCAATGATTTATGCAGGTATTGTTATGATAGCAAGTTATGTTGGAATTATTTTATTACCACAAACATCTATATTATTAGTGCCCTTTGTATTATTATTTATAATTGCATCTTTAGGTACTTATGTATACAGAGCACTTTATTACGCTGTCATTGAAGAAGTTGGAACACCAAAGAATGTGGTAGGGAATGTTATAGGAATTTCTTCATTAGTGGGATTTATTCCTGATACATTTTATTTGTCAATGTGTGGTGGATGGATTGAGAAATATGGTGTTGGAGCTTACAAATTAATATTCGCAACTTGTTTAGTAGCAGCCGTAGTAGGATTTATAGGTGCATTTATAAGTGAAAAAATGGTTAAAAAACGTAGAAGAAATATTGAAATAAAAAAAGGTATAAATGGTATTGAAGTGTAAAATGTCAAATAGATTATTATAAGGTTTCAAGACAATCAAAGTAATACAAAAATATTTTATAGTATATTTTGGAATATTTATATTCATAAATTTTTAACCTCACATAAAGTAATTATTGTCAATGTGAGGTTTTTTAGAGATTCAATAAATATCATAAAGTAATTATATTATGCATAAATAATATTATAAAATTAGGTTTATAAATTTTGGAGGAATTATATGTTTCAACTTAATATAGTATTTTATATTTTTGTATTAGTTGTAATTATTAAGGGAATAGTTACGTTTATTAAAAATGAAAGGTCCCCAATTATATCTACAAAAGCACAACTTGTTTATAAAAAAGAGAGTATGATACCCATACAGATAATAATCTAGTAATGACAACAAATGAAACTTTAATATTAATATTTCAACTTGATACTGGAAGTAAACTTGACTTTATAGTTAATTATGATACTTTTACAAATATACCAGAGTATCAATGGGGAAATTTGATATTTCAAGGTACTAGATTTTTAAAGTTTGAAATTAAAAATAATATTGTTTAAAGATAATCTAGTATATATTTATCAAATAGATTAGTAGCTTTACATATAAATATAAAAATTATATAATTTAATAAAGTACATAGAAATTTATAAATAAGTTTAAAGTAAAATTAACATAATTAATTTTAAAAAATATAAATAAACAGTTAGTGCTAGTAGTTAGGTAAGTAATAACCAAGTTTTTTAGTATTAGGAAACAAATTAAAAGCTTGTTTTGCATATCTATATGGAGATAAATGATGAGAAATAATTTACTGGCTGTGACATCTAGGACAGGTGATTTTTTATTAGTTTTGTTCATTGAGTTCTCTCTCCTTTCAGGGAGGTAATATGTTTGTGAGAAATCTATTATATTTCAATAGGTTGAGAGGAACCAATGCTCATATAACTTAACAGAACGAATCAAAAAGAAGGAGGATGAGGTATGAATAAAATTTTCAAAAGGTCAAAAGGGAAAAAAATTGTAAGTTTTTTTGTAGTAATGGCAATGATATTCTCAATGACTACTCAGCTTGCATTTGCAACTAGTAATTCAGAAAATGTTATTAACACTAATATGAATACGTTGACAAAAGAGGCAAATGTATCTAATGACAAAAGTATAAACATTATTATGTTTAACGATTTCCATGGTAATTTAGCAGAAGATGTACGAGAAACAGGTAAAAATATTGGTATGGCTAAAATGGTAGGATATGCAAAAGAAGCAGTTAGCAAAAATCCGAATACAATAATAGTATCTGGTGGAGATAATTATCAAGGTACAGCTATGTCAAATTTAACATATGGTGCACCAGTATCAGCTATGATGAAAGCTATGAATGTAACAGCTTCAGCTGTTGGTAATCATGAATTTGATTGGGGCGTAAGTCATATGGAAAAGTGGCAAAAAGATGGAGGATTCAATTTTTTAGCTGCTAATATTTATGATTCAAAAACAAACAATCCTGTATCATGGTCCAAGCCTTATAAGATAGTTGAAAAGGGTGGAATAAAAGTAGCATTTATAGGACTTGCTCATCCAAATACAACAACTCTTACTAAGAGAGAAAATGTAACAGGACTTGAATTTAGAGATCCAGTTAAAACAGCAGAAGAATGGATAAAATATCTAAAAGAAGGAAAAGCTAAAGAAGGAATTCCTGATGTTATTGTAGCGTTAACACATATTGATTCCTATCAAGATGCTAATACTAAAGAAATAACAGGAAAAGCAGTTGATCTAACTAAAGTTAAGGGATTAGATGCAATTGTATCAGCTCATAGTCATAGAAGAGTTATAGGAATAATAAATGGAAAACCAATAATTCAAGCTTATAAATATGGTCGTGCTATTGGAATAATGTCTATAAAATTAGACAAAGACAATAAGGTAAGTAAAATTGTACCTAAGATAGACGATGTATGTAATACTAAAAGTGATATTATATCAGATAAAGAAAGTACAGAAACTTATAATAAATATGATAAAGATTTAAAACCTATTTTAGGAGAAAAAATAGGACAAGCAACAGAAGAATTTACTCACGATAGAACTAAGTCTAATGTATCTTTATTAGGTAAATGGTCATGTGAAGTTATGCAAAAGAAAACAGGTGCACAAATAGCTATTCAAAATGGTGGTGGACTTAGAAGAACACTATATAAAGGTGACATTACAATGGGGGATATGTATGAAATAATGCCTTTTGACAATGCACTTGTAACATTTGATTTAAAAGGTGCAGATGTAAAGAAAGCTATAGATCACGGTATATTAAATCCTGAAGTAACAGATGGACAATTTTCAGGACTAAAGGTTGAATACGATAAAAATAAAGAATTTGAGCATAGAATAACAAAAATAACTCTTAATGATGGAACACCACTTGATATGAATAAATATTATAAAGTAACTGCTCCTGATTTTCTTTTATCAGGTGGAGATAAGTATGATTTTTCTAATGCAAAAAATGTAGTGGAAACATTTATTCCTGTAAGAGATGTTTTAGTTGAAGCTATTAAAGATGCAAAGATTATAACGCCTAAAGAAGTGGATTATATAAAAGAATGTGAAGTAAAGCCAGAGTTAAAACCAGAAGTAAAACCAGAAGTTAAGCCGGTTCCAAAACCAGTGCCAAAACCAGAGGTTAAACCACAAGTTAAACCTGATCCAAATGTTAGAGCGGTTTATTTTGTAAAGAGTGGAGATACTTTAAAATATATTGCAAGAACATATGGAGTTTCTTGGAGAGAACTTGTTAAATTTAATAAATTAGATAATCCAAATATGATATTCCCAGGTCAAAAGATATTAATACCTGTGGAAGGAGCTAAAGAAAATTCAAATATTAAAGATACTTATGTAGTAAAAAGATATGATACATTGAAGAAAATAGGTAATATGTATGGAATTAGTTGGAGAAGAATAGCTAAGTTTAATAAATTAAATAATCCAAATATGATATTTGAAAATCAAAAGATATTAATACCAGCATATTAATAGTTGTAAATAAAAAACGCTTTGTTTTTATAATAAAACAAAGCGTTTTTAAAATTAAAAAGGAGAGGATAGAGTGAAAAAATCTAAAAAATTACATATAGTATTGATTATGATGTTCATATTTTCTATATTTTTTACTTTTAATTGTTTTGCAGAAGAAAATAATAGCAAGAATCTTCAAGAATATTATTCAAAACAAATGGATAAACCTAATTATGTAACTGTAAAGGCTAAAATTATAGATATAACATTTGATGATACAAAAGAAAATAAAAAGGATATACCAATAGAATCAGATATTAGATATCAACATTTAAAAATAAAACTTATATCTGGAAAGCATAAGGGGGAAGTTTATACTGTTAGAAACACCGTTGAGATGATATCGCCTTATAAACTTATATTTGAAAAAGGTGACAAATTACTTCTTCATCTAACTGAAGGAACGGGAAACAAAGTAGTAAACTTAAAAGTGTATGAAAGATCAAGGGAAGGAGTTATATATTTTGTAGTAGCACTATTTATGATTTTACTAGTTGCTATAGGAGGAAAAAAAGGGCTAAAATCAGCTATAACATTAATATTTATGGGATTACTTATAGTTTTTGTTTTATTACCTCTAATAAGAAGAGGATATAACCCTATTTTAGTATCTATATTTATAAGTGTTTTGTCAGTGGTATTTACTATGACATTGGTAAGTGGCGCTAATAAAAAGACATTAACTGCAATACTTGGAACAATAGGTGGAGTTATTATAGCTGGTATTATAGCTATGATAGTAGGAAATATAGCTATGTTAACTGGGGTAGGAAATGAAGATGCACAAATGCTTGCATATATACCTCAAAATAAATATATAAATTTTAAAGGATTGCTTTATGGTGGGATAATAATAGGTGCACTAGGAGCAATAATGGATGTAACCATGTCTGTGTCATCAGCTATGTGGGAGATAAAAGAGATAAAACCTAAGATAAAGACTAATGAATTAATAAAGTCTGGAATGAATATAGGTAAGGATATTATGGGATCTATGTCTAATACGTTAATTCTTGCATATGCAGGTGGTTCTATTTATATTATGCTTTTATTTTCTATGTTTAAGATGGATCCTCTTGAAATTATAAATTTAGAACCTATTGCTTCAGAAATAATAAGAGCTATGGCGGGAAGTATAGGTCTTATATGTGCAATTCCATTAACGGTTATAATTTCTGCAAGCTTAGCAAAGAATTACTACAAGAAAAGATAGAAATTAAAACCTATATCACATTGAATATAAGTACATATAATGATATATATAATGGAATATGTCATTGTATGTATAATATTAAAAGGTGATATATATGAATCAAGAAAATTTAATAGAGAATGGTATTCGTTATATTTGTAATAGTAATTATCAATATTTTTTAAGAAAGAAAAATGTACAAGGAATTGGACTTGGATATAAAAAAATTAATGGAAAGTGTACTTTTAGAAAATGTATAAGTGTTTTTGTGTCTAAAAAACTATCTTCTAATAATATAGCTAGAGAAGATTTAATTCCATCATATTTTAATTGCATTCCAACAGATGTAGTGGAAACTGGTATTTTTACTACCTGTGCACTTAATCAGAAAATTCGTCCGGTTCAATGTGGATATAGTATAGGGCCTGTTGGAGTTGGTATTTATGGAACTTTAGGATGTTTAGTGAGAAATAGACGAGAAAAAGCAATTTATATATTAAGTGCAAGTCATGCATTAAATCCATTAGGAAAAGTATCTTTTGGAACACCTGTAGTACAGCCTGGAGTCTTAGATGGTGGTAGTATACGAAATGATGTAATTTCAAATTTAATAAGAAGTACTACTATACAATATATGGGTACCTTCTCAAAACCAGTAAATACAGTAGATGCAGCTATAGCTAAAGTATCAAATATTTCTATGGTAAGTACTACTATGGCCATAGTGGGTAAAGATTTAAAACAAATGGCACCACCTAAAATTGGAGAAAAAGTGTTTAAGGTTGGTAGAACTACTGGATTTACTGAAGGTCATATAACAGAAACTAATGTTACTCAAGTTATTAACTCTTCTGGGAAAAAAGCTTTATTTAAAGAGCAGATAGCTGCTGATGTGAAATCAGATGTTGGAGATTCAGGGAGTGTGCTTTTAAATTTAAATATGAATCCTGTAGGATTATTAATGGGTACGAGCCAGTCAATGGTATATTCTGTATTTAATGATATGAAAAATGTTATATCAGCTTTAAATGTAGAAGTAATAACAAGACCTGAGATGGATAATATCAAAAGAATGTATAGCTGGAGAAATAATATTTGTGTTTAGAAATAAAAGCAAAAGTAAATTTTAAAATATGATAAATTTTGTAGATAACCTATATGAGTAAATTTCATATAGGTATTTTTTTTGTCTTCTTAAGGAAAAAAGATCAATATTGATAAAAAATAGGATAAAATATATATAAAATCGTATATAAGTAATATAATTCCATTATAATTAGGAGGGATATTGTGACAAAAAATTCAAGTGTATATTATTTAGTTAAAATAGATATTGGTAGTAAACAAAAATATATTTTTAGTACAAATGTATTAAAAGATATAATAGGGGCTTCTGAAATTATAAGGTTTATTACGGAAGAACTTGGACAAACAGTATTAGACTATATGAATAAATTTAATATTTGTAGAAGTAAATTTTCTAAAGAAGCATTTAATGGAATTAGGGGAAATGTTCTTATAGAAGCTGGAGGAAATTCCATATATATTTTCAAAGAAAAAGAACATGCAATAAAATTTAATAAGATATTTAGTAAATTTGTAATGAAATATTTTGATGGAATTGAACTTTTAATGGTAATACAGGAGTTTAACATAGAAAAACAGATAAAATTGGAAGAAAGTCCATCTATAAAATATGCTTTAGATAATATAGAAAGAAAATTAACTATAAAAAAGGGTGAAAGAAAAAATTTATTTAAAAGAATAAGTTATGGGTTAACAAGGATATGTGCTAATACCCAAAAACCTGCTGGATATAGTGATAATAATAAAGAGAGATTTATTTCAAAAGAATCTTATGATAAACAGAGATTTTATAAAAAATTATATGATAATGATAAAAATGGTCTTAATGAGTATTATATAGATGATGAAAATAAATTTATATGTAAAATAAAAAAAGGAAAATATTCAGGTAATATAAAAGACACAGAATTTTACTATACAACAGAAGTTGATGAATTAGCAGGAGATATAGATAGTAAAAGTTATGTAGGTATAACATGTGTTGATGGAAATGGAATGGGAGAAAAAATAAATTCATTTTATAAAGATTATAGATATTGTAAGGAAAAGAGTATAAAAGAAAATAATTTAAAATGGATTAGAAAATATAGGGATTTAACACAAAAAATTAAAGATAACTATGAAGAAGCATTTAATACAACTATAAATGTTTTATGTAAAAATTATGATAAGTACAGAGAAGCTATATTTAAAGATGATAAAAAAATTGTTCCCATTAGACCTATAATATTAGCAGGTGATGATATTACATTTATAAGTAATGGAAAAATAGCTATAGAAGCCACAAAAATTTTCGCAGAAAATATAACAGAGAAAGTAGTAAAGTTTGGAGAAAAAAATTCAAATCTTACAGTAAGCTGTGGAGTTGCTATTGTAAGAAAAAAATATCCGTTTTCAAGAGCAGTTAAACTAGCAGGTGAACTCGAAAAAAGTTCAAAGAAAAAATTAAAAAAAGTTAAAGAAATTTATAAAAACAATAACTGCAAAATTAATGATATAGACGCTTCATTTATAGATTGGTATATAGATAGAGGGAACATATTAGAAGGAATAAATGAAATAAGAAATAAAGAAAATTTAGAATTAACAGCTAGACCATATATGATATCTATTAATAATGTAAATAATAACTTTAAAAAATTAGATAACTTTATTGGACTAGGGAATAATAAAAATATTTTCTGTTATAAATTTAATTATTTTTATAAAGTCCTAGATATAGTGAAGGGGCTAAATAAAAATAGTAATTTAAAAGAATTTTATAGAACAATGAATAAAAGTGAAGTTAATGCTAATTTATTTTCTATAAAGTACTTAATAAATAAAGATTTTAAAATTAATGGATTACAGGAAGAAAACATGAGACAGGTTATATATGATGTTATAGAATGTTTAGATTTATATAAGGAAGTTGAAAAATAATTAAGTTATGTTAAGTAATTATAAAAACATATATAAGGAGAGAATATAATGATTAAATATCCTGTTGAAATAAAATTATTAAGTGAAACTACATTTGGTAGTGGAGAATCAAAAAATGGAAATGTAAATACAGATATTTTATTAGATAATGAAGGATTACCATACTTTTTAGGTAAGACATTTAAAGGATGTCTTAGAAAAAGTATAGAGGATATATTAAAACCTTTTTATTGTAAATCAGGTAAAAATTTTTCACAAATTATAAAAGATTTATTTGGAAGAGGAAATTATAAAAAAGATCCAAAAACAAAAGAAGAGAAAGAAAGTATTGAGTATCAAAGAGATGGAAAACTAAAATTTTCTAATTTCTATTTACATAAAGATATCTTAGATATATTTGATAAAGGTAATAAAGATGAAATTTTAGATGTACTAACAGATGTTAGGTTTTCTATAAAAATGAATGAAGAATTAGGAGTTGCAGATAAAGGATCATTAAGAGCCATAAGAGTTTTAAAAAAGGACTTAGTTTTTGTTGGTTTTATAGAATGTGAAAATAAATTAGCAGATAATGAATTTGAAATTTTAAAAAGAGGAATATTATCTCTTAAAAATTTAGGAGTAAATAAAAGTCGTGGAAAAGGACATGTTGAGGTTTCTATAGGAGAAGAAATTAATGTAAATAACGTTAATGAAAATAAAATAAGCGCAGATTGTAATTACTTATTTTATGAAATAGATTTAAAAGAACCTGTTAAGATAGGGGACAGTAGTTCAAAGTATGATTATGAAGAAAGTAAGTTATATATAACGGGATCAGCCATAAGAGGAGCTATAATAAAGAAGTATTTAGCTAAAGAAATCTTAGATTTAGACATACTAAAAAAGGTAATTTTCTCGGATAGCTATCCAATTTTTTTTGATGGTAAAAAGAGATATTCTTTTCCAACACCTAATATTTTTGTAATAAGTAAAGACACAGATAAGAGTGATCAGTTAATTTATACAAAAGAAAAATTCTCTAATTTATTAGATGAATTACAGGGAGAAGAACAAGAAAATAATAAAGAAAGACGAGTTACAAAACTAAAAAAAGGCAGTTTTTCTTACTATGTAAAAGATGAATCAGGAGATAAAAAAACTTTATATCAATTTGATGTAAAAAAAGATTTTAAATTTCATCATACTAAGGTTACAGATGAAGAAAATATTTTTATATATGAAGCTATTTCTAAAAATCAACAATTTTATGGTGTTATAGATATGTCTAAGTTAGATAGTGAAAATAAGAAAAAAATTATTAATGTTTTAAAAACTCTATCTGTAATTTATTTAGGAGGTTCAAGAACAGGTGGATATGGAAGAACAGAAATAACTAGTGTAGAGAGTATAAAAGATTTTAAAGAACTAAAAAGAAAGCTAAACTATTTAAATTATGGACAAAGCACTAAAGAAATTAATGATATATATTTATTATCGGATGTTATTTTAAGAGATAAAAATCATCAAATCATATCTAATTTTTCAGAAGAATACTTAAAAGAAATTTTAGATGATAGTACAATAGAAATTTTGAGTTCTCAAATAAACCCTACTATTATTAAAGGATTTAATTCAAAATGGAAATCTCAAATTCCTCAAAGTTATGCTATGGAAAAGGGAAGTGTAATTAGAATAAAGGGCAATTTAGATAATACTAAAATAGATAAATTTATGAACAAGTATCACGGTGATAAAGTACAAGATGGATTAGGAAGGGTTATTATAAATCCAGTATTTTTAGATGTAGATAATATAGAATATAAAGAATATGAAAGTAAAGTACTTAAAGGTAAAGATAATATAGAATATAATTCTGTGAATATAGAAACTATTGAAAAGCTTAAAGAATCGAAAGAAGAAAAGTATAGTGATAAAAAGATTAAAGAGTATATAAGTAAGAATATATATGAAGAACCTGTAGATGGCTTATCTTTAAGTCAAATAAATAATGTAATTTATGAAATAGATAAATGTATTATATATGAAAAAAATAAAAAACAGTATTTAGATAAGTTAAAGGAGATAAGCACTAATAAAAATAAAACCGAAAATAATAGAAATATATTAGATATCAAAATATATAAAAATATAAGTTTTGAAGATGTACTAAATGATAATATAAGAAAAGACATATCAAATTTATTACAAAAGGTTTTTGATGAAAATGTTAGTATTATCAATAAAATTGATAAAGATAAAATTCTATTAAAGATATCAAGATGGAAGTTATATTACATTACTAAGTTAATAAAATTAAAGAATTTTCAAAAGGAAGGTGATAACAATGAGTAATGTAAATAAAATAAGAAAATATAAAGTAGTAGTTAAAAATATATCACCTTTGAAGATTGGAAATGGAGAAGATGAAGGATTTCAACTAGTATTACAAGATAATAAAGCATGTATAAGTGGTACTACTATGGCAGGAGTATTTAGAGAGTTTTTAATTAACAATAAAGATATAAAAAAGGATAGCGACATATACAAAAAGATATATTCAGATTCAAATGAAATATCCACTATATTCTTTTATGATTCCTTCTCAGAGCAAGATATAAAAGAAAATGATATAGAGTGTAGACCACATATAAGAATAGATGAAAAAACCGGAACAGCAGTACAAGGTGCATTATTTAGTGAATGTCATGTAAATGAGGGAAAAAAATTTGAAATTACATTTGAAATTAAGGGATTAGAAATTAATGAAGAACAATATGAAAGAATATGTGATTACTTAGAAGAGTTTCTATATTTGCTAGGTAACGGAAAGAAAAGTATAGGAAGTAAATCTACTTTTGGATTTGGACTTATGCAATTTGATAGAGAAGATAGTTGTTATTTTAAAGAATTTGATTTAATCAATGAACAGGATTTGGAAGATTATTTAAATGATATATCGATATATAATATTAAAAATAAAGTTAAATTTAATGATTATACTAGAGAAAAACATACAAGCATTACATTTAAAGCTTATTGTGAGGATG
This region includes:
- a CDS encoding acyl-CoA dehydrogenase, producing the protein MDFKLSEDQQLMKKMFKEFTDQFIAPIAAELDEEERFPEEIIPIMGETGLFGIPISDQYGGAGAGNLSYVLAVEEISKACASTGVTVSAHTSLCCWPIETFGTEEQKSKYLPDLATGVKLGAFGLTEPNAGTDAAGQMTVAVDKGEYYLLNGNKIFITNGEVADVYVVFAMTDKALGNRGISAFIVEKGMEGFSFGSHEKKMGIHGSSTCELIFKDVKVPKENLLGEINKGFKIAMMTLDGGRIGVAAQALGIAEGALDATVEYVKTREQFNRPLSAFQNTRFTLAEMKTRIEAARYLVYSAAQAKDNGEAYAEKAAMAKLFASETARDVTCKAVQLFGGYGYTRDYPVERMMRDAKITEIYEGTSEVQKMVISGDLLK
- a CDS encoding MFS transporter, giving the protein MFKNKGNKDKFITLILMMVSLNTIYLLPYLMYTYYTPLQEAMGLVGKDAAYGKLLNIYGIVNIILYIPGGWISDMFDAKKLLVISMISTGVLGLVEATWPSYSILMVIYILWSFTTVLTYWSSSIKCINLIAGADEQGAMFGSLEAGRGVVGLILTTVFVGIYSMTASITGVVIVISIVMIICGIAQLILMPSTSSDEAVNKDVKSSIRAMKGAFKLPITYLLSAMIFGACITRATFSYYTPFLEQVLGVSVKVTTIFANYNNVLTNIVGASAAAFFATKVGRSTKPMIYAGIVMIASYVGIILLPQTSILLVPFVLLFIIASLGTYVYRALYYAVIEEVGTPKNVVGNVIGISSLVGFIPDTFYLSMCGGWIEKYGVGAYKLIFATCLVAAVVGFIGAFISEKMVKKRRRNIEIKKGINGIEV
- a CDS encoding DUF2500 family protein, yielding MTTNETLILIFQLDTGSKLDFIVNYDTFTNIPEYQWGNLIFQGTRFLKFEIKNNIV
- a CDS encoding 5'-nucleotidase C-terminal domain-containing protein translates to MNKIFKRSKGKKIVSFFVVMAMIFSMTTQLAFATSNSENVINTNMNTLTKEANVSNDKSINIIMFNDFHGNLAEDVRETGKNIGMAKMVGYAKEAVSKNPNTIIVSGGDNYQGTAMSNLTYGAPVSAMMKAMNVTASAVGNHEFDWGVSHMEKWQKDGGFNFLAANIYDSKTNNPVSWSKPYKIVEKGGIKVAFIGLAHPNTTTLTKRENVTGLEFRDPVKTAEEWIKYLKEGKAKEGIPDVIVALTHIDSYQDANTKEITGKAVDLTKVKGLDAIVSAHSHRRVIGIINGKPIIQAYKYGRAIGIMSIKLDKDNKVSKIVPKIDDVCNTKSDIISDKESTETYNKYDKDLKPILGEKIGQATEEFTHDRTKSNVSLLGKWSCEVMQKKTGAQIAIQNGGGLRRTLYKGDITMGDMYEIMPFDNALVTFDLKGADVKKAIDHGILNPEVTDGQFSGLKVEYDKNKEFEHRITKITLNDGTPLDMNKYYKVTAPDFLLSGGDKYDFSNAKNVVETFIPVRDVLVEAIKDAKIITPKEVDYIKECEVKPELKPEVKPEVKPVPKPVPKPEVKPQVKPDPNVRAVYFVKSGDTLKYIARTYGVSWRELVKFNKLDNPNMIFPGQKILIPVEGAKENSNIKDTYVVKRYDTLKKIGNMYGISWRRIAKFNKLNNPNMIFENQKILIPAY
- a CDS encoding YibE/F family protein, with amino-acid sequence MKKSKKLHIVLIMMFIFSIFFTFNCFAEENNSKNLQEYYSKQMDKPNYVTVKAKIIDITFDDTKENKKDIPIESDIRYQHLKIKLISGKHKGEVYTVRNTVEMISPYKLIFEKGDKLLLHLTEGTGNKVVNLKVYERSREGVIYFVVALFMILLVAIGGKKGLKSAITLIFMGLLIVFVLLPLIRRGYNPILVSIFISVLSVVFTMTLVSGANKKTLTAILGTIGGVIIAGIIAMIVGNIAMLTGVGNEDAQMLAYIPQNKYINFKGLLYGGIIIGALGAIMDVTMSVSSAMWEIKEIKPKIKTNELIKSGMNIGKDIMGSMSNTLILAYAGGSIYIMLLFSMFKMDPLEIINLEPIASEIIRAMAGSIGLICAIPLTVIISASLAKNYYKKR
- a CDS encoding Cas10/Cmr2 second palm domain-containing protein — encoded protein: MTKNSSVYYLVKIDIGSKQKYIFSTNVLKDIIGASEIIRFITEELGQTVLDYMNKFNICRSKFSKEAFNGIRGNVLIEAGGNSIYIFKEKEHAIKFNKIFSKFVMKYFDGIELLMVIQEFNIEKQIKLEESPSIKYALDNIERKLTIKKGERKNLFKRISYGLTRICANTQKPAGYSDNNKERFISKESYDKQRFYKKLYDNDKNGLNEYYIDDENKFICKIKKGKYSGNIKDTEFYYTTEVDELAGDIDSKSYVGITCVDGNGMGEKINSFYKDYRYCKEKSIKENNLKWIRKYRDLTQKIKDNYEEAFNTTINVLCKNYDKYREAIFKDDKKIVPIRPIILAGDDITFISNGKIAIEATKIFAENITEKVVKFGEKNSNLTVSCGVAIVRKKYPFSRAVKLAGELEKSSKKKLKKVKEIYKNNNCKINDIDASFIDWYIDRGNILEGINEIRNKENLELTARPYMISINNVNNNFKKLDNFIGLGNNKNIFCYKFNYFYKVLDIVKGLNKNSNLKEFYRTMNKSEVNANLFSIKYLINKDFKINGLQEENMRQVIYDVIECLDLYKEVEK